The Suricata suricatta isolate VVHF042 chromosome 16, meerkat_22Aug2017_6uvM2_HiC, whole genome shotgun sequence genome contains the following window.
GCTCGGTCTCCCGTCCTTCTGGCGGTGGCTGTTTGGATCCTTTCTCATTTTTGGCTGTTGCTAATGAGGTGTTCGGAGCATTCCTGTCCAGGTCTTTTTGTGGCTACAGGTTTCTACTTCTCTTGGGGAAGTACCTAGATCGGCAGATTGCGGGGTCCTAGGGCAGACTGCTTAACTTTGCACACAAAAAAAGGGGCGGCCAGCCCCCCATCGGGTATGGGCTGTTACTGTCCCTCCAGAAATGTTTTCAAGTTCCCATCTTCCCACATCCTGACCCGCCTTGGGTGCGGTCCGTCTTTTGGATTCACTGCGGAGTGTGAATGGAGGTGTTACTTAGGTCCTGGAGAAGGAGCTGTCAGCTGGAtagaggggtggggtgggggggagggcagtgaAGAGAAACACAGGCTGAGAGAGagcttgtgagcaggggaggggcggggagggacggaggggagaaccccaaacaggctctgcaccgtcagcgcagagcccactttggggctcagacccacaaaccaggaCATCGCGGTCGGAGCCGAAatagaatcaagagttggacgctcgaGCAACTGAGTCCCCCTCCCCGCTAGGCGCCCCCCATATGTGTTTTGAAGGAAGAATCCACAGGATTTGCTGAAGGACAGGCTGTGGGATCTGAGGGGAGAGTTCAGGACGGATGCCAGGGTCTCGGTCGGTTAGGCAAGCGCCTGAGtcgatttcggctcaagtcatgatctcctggttcttgagtttgagccccggattgggctctgcgctgccggtgcagaggctgcttggattcattctgtgtctttctctctttctctctctctctgtctctctctctctctcaaaaaataaatatacttaaagaaaAGAACGGATGCCAGGGTTGCTGGCCTGGGCTACAGAAGGACCCGGAGGTGCTGTCCCCGGGCTGGGGGAGACTGCAGGAGCGGGGGAGCAGGGGTAGGGCCGTGTCCCGCAGGGGGCGCCGGTTATGGGCACAAATGGTTTGCTCGCTGCTGGGAAGAGGGGCTTGGGGGCGATGCGTGCGGGCTGCGCGGGTCTGGATGGTATCGGCACGAGGCAGGACGAAGCCGCACAGGACGTGGGTTTGGGTGGCGAGGGGTCCGCGGGCGGAGCTCTGTGTCCCAGCGTGGAGAGAGAGGTCAGGAGGGCCTGGAAGAGTCCGTGAGATAAGCGAACTCGGAGCGCGATGTTCTGGAAACCAAATAATAAATACGCTCTGGGGAGGCTTGATCTTTGTCAGATGTGAAGGCAGAAGGAACCGCTGGGTCCGGCTGAGCAGAGGTCATGGTCTTGGCGAGCTTGCTGGCCGAGGGGGAGAatagacccccaccccccacggagAGGTCGGAGAAAGGACGTTAACTCTCGGAAACCTGTTTTGGTagccggtggggggggggattttAAGTCCTCTCTATACCCTGCGTGCGGCTCTAACTTTGACAGGGCTGCAGTGTGGCACCAGGGGCCCCAGAGGATGGGGGCCACCACTGAGAGAGAGACGCCGCCCCCCGACTGCCCCCAGCACAGTTGTGCGTGTGTCCTTTAGCCACTGCAGTCAGTCCGGATTCGGGGCTTTCTCAGCCCAGTAGGACGGGGGATGGGACTGGGCTCCGGCACGGGACTCCAGCTGCAGGcctccgcccccccccgccccgtgtccTCTCTCGCCCCAGGTCCTCCCCAGTCCTCACTCCCCTGGCCCTCCAGTGTTTGtactgcctccccccacccccccgccctctggtgtcctctcccctccctgggctccagtGTCCtcatcaccccccaccctccagtgTCTTCACCCCCCAGTGTCCTCACCCCCCCCGCCCTCCAGTGTCTTCCCCCCACCAGTGTCCTCACCTCCTGTGCCTTCCAGNNNNNNNNNNNNNNNNNNNNNNNNNNNNNNNNNNNNNNNNNNNNNNNNNNNNNNNNNNNNNNNNNNNNNNNNNNNNNNNNNNNNNNNNNNNNNNNNNNNNcccccccccccccccccccccccgtgccctcCAGTGTCCAGAACGGTTCAGAATGGTCTTGCTCTCTTCTGGAAGACGCTGAATTACGTTTGTCCCGCAGCGGGTCCCTTTGTGCACGAAAGGCAAGATGCTGTTCTCTTTCCCCAAGGACTCTGGCCTCTTTCCTTGAGAAATAGACCCTGCAGGCCAAAGCAGCAGTGGTGGGAGAAACTTGCCACTTTCTGGAAgagaaatatttgaggaaatagaCCCTGAATCATCTAGTGAGTGGTGTGTTCTTCCAAAAAGTGGTTTTTTCTTCGTCACGTTTTTGTTAGTTCACCGAATAGATCATACGGACACTGGGAAACCTGGGAGGCCTGAAAGCTGTGTTGGGCATGGGGAGGTAAGACGTGTACTCTTCTAAATTCCAGAAAAGCTGGAGAAGATTCGGGACCACGAGCGGAAGGAGGAGACTTTTACCCCCATGCCAAGCCCGTGCTACATGGAACTTACCAAGCTCCTGTTAAATCAGTAAGTGCCTTTCCCTTCTCGGAGCCGCGTGTGAGACGGCGCTCCCGATTCTGGTCCCGCAGCCCCGTCCCCTCCGGTCACACTTCACCTCCAGGGACAGCGGTGTCCCCGGCCGCCCGGTTGCCCAGCTCAGTAACGCGGGCAGCGTTGGTGCGCACGCCCCCTTGCCTGggctttctccctttcccttctctcgtCCACCCCATCCCGCCCTCTCCTGGGAAGTCTCCCGGTTCGCTGTCACTTGGCATTGGACCCTGGCGGGAGCCTCCGTTGTCCTCTCCAGCCTGTATTCCTAACTGTAGTCGTGCTTTCTTAGCGCAGCTTCCCCGCGCTCGCATGTGCTCCGTGGGGAAGGCCAGAGGGCTCAGGCTCGCTCTGGACCCTGGCCGGGAGGACAGCCCGCTGGTGGCAGGAGCGTGGCGCTGGGACTCCGTGGCTCCCCAGTCCGGGCTGGCTCCCCAGGGGCTGCTGCTCTTCGGTTGTTGTAGTTCAAGAGtgaaacttcttttcttttttctctgagaGACCGagggagctgggaagaggggcagaggcagagccaggatcttAGGGAGCTCCTCGCCCGGCatggagcccgaggtggggctcggtctcacaattgcgagatcgtgaccggagccaacATGAAGCGTAACCTCCCCATTTGCCTCATTCTTCATGTCGCCTTCTCCAGGTTGCAGCCAGAggggtcttcttttttttttttcttctgaagtttgtttatttattttgagacagagtgcgtGTGTGCAaacaggaggggggcagagagagaatcgtaagcgggctccacactgtcagcacagagcccgatatggggctccatctcctgaaccaggagatcatgacctgatccgaaatcaagagtcagacgtttaaccgactgagccacgcaggtgcccccagagtcGTCTTTTAAAGATGTAGTGGCCTTGCGACTCCGCTGTTCCTGGATCCAGTCCGGGGTTTAGGCTGACGTCCTGCTGCGGCTGGCGAAGCACCGCAGGCCGGGCCCTGCCGGTTCTCCCTCCGATGCGCCGGTCCCACGCTCCCACCGGCTTCCTCCTCCACACTCTCCAGGGTCCTCGGGGCGCGCTCCAGGGTACGTGCGCCTGTCCTCTGGGCGGCTCGCTAGCCCCGTGGTCCTTGTCAGCTGTAGCCTTCTGGTCACTAGTGtggctctgccccccccccccaccatcgcTTTCCCCCTTTtgcatgcttgctctctaaaaacaacaacaaaaaaatcaaatgtgtagggtgcctgggtggctcagtcagttagcgtccGAGTcttgctttgggctcaggtcatgatctcacagtttgtgagtttgagcccaacattggggtttggccttctttctctctgcctatcccctgctcacactctttctccctcaaaatacatgTAGAAAAAGTGTAAGTTGCAAAATTGAAGGTTTTGAAGTCCTGATGGAGTCAGGAGGACGCCCAGCACAGAAATCGGGGAGCCGCCAGCTGTCCACTCAGGGCCAGGGCCCTCTGAGTGAGAATCTGGTATGTGACCCGGACTTGTCCTTACGGCGATCAGAGGCTGCTGTTTACGACGTACTAAGCATTCCTCTGGAAAGTGGAAGTGGTCACGCGGGCGTGGGCCCCAGCCAGGGGGAGCGGTGCGGCCTGCAGGGTGGGGACTGCTGCTGAGAGTGTCGGGGCGCAGCCCTCCTGCTGCTGGGGCCGGAGGAGCGATCCTTGGCTGGAAACTGAGGGGAAATTGACCAGCGGAGAGGGCGCTGGATGTGGAGGGCCGGGAGGTTATGTTTGGAGAAGCAGAGCTCTTGGGGCAGAGCtgaagggcaggggaggccagGCTGCTGCTCTGTGACCGCAGGGTCCCTAGGAGGGTGCCCAACGGATCTGAGAGCCTCGGGTGGCAGTGGGGACAGTGACTTGGAAAATACAGAAGTCAAGGTGAGGGGCCTGATGATCATCTTtagtttttttagaaaatttttaaatgtttatttatatgagagcgagcagtggaggtgcagaggggcagagacagtgggagacacacgatccgaagcagctccaggctccgagctgtcagcacagagcctgatgcggggctcgaatgcacgaactgggagatcatgacccaagctgaactcagaagcctaaccaactgagccacccaggctccttttttttttttttaatatttatttttcgagtgagcttgagcaggggagggtcagagaggagcccaagcaagctctggactcagtctcatgaagcatgagatcatgacctgagccaaaatcaagagtcagatgttcaaccaccCGAGCCCCCGCTCTGGCACCCaaagtctttcatttttgaaGTTCAGTATCTTATGTCTGTGGTTCCTATTGACACTCTGGTTTTAGAATTCTTCGTACCTCATTGGGCCAGGGGAGCCAAGCGCACCTCTGTTCCGCAGGTCAGTTAAAGTAGCTGGGGTCCTTTGTCCCTTAACCTGCTGCTCAGAGCAGGGCCTTCAGTCTGATCTGTACAGATTGTCCACCACCGAACCTCCACCGCGATCGCAAGTGACTTTCAGCATGTGGACAGCACTtgcctccaccccccccccccccccccccccccccccgcgtgcCTGGTGACGCGCGGTGCTGGCCTCTGCTGTCATCCTCTATGTCGTCGTCTTCAGAGGTTAGCTGAAAATCCAGCTCCCACCCCTCCTGACTCCAGTTGAAACTTTGAGCCGGAATCCGCAATACAGAGGTCAGCTCGGTTTATGCTAATTCGCGGTCTCCTCTGTGGGGTCCGCAAGTGTACCTGTTTTCTGTGGACCGGGGCGGCTCCTGGCCTGCGGGGCTTTGGGGAGGCTAGACGTGCCTCGCGGGGCCAAGcccggtgcctggcacagagccgtCGCCGTCTTCCCTGGTGGCATGCAAGCTCTCGGGCAAATGACGAGGCGTGAGCACAGGAGTCACGACCTCGGAGCCGGCCCTCGGGTCGGATTCATTCAAGGTGGGAGTTCGACAGCACAGAACACTCCGGTAGCCTGAGACCCAGGGTGCCCAGCTTCCAGCTTCCTGTCTGAAGGCCCTGGACCGCAGCCTGCGCGGGCAGTTCCTGGCACCCGGCTCGCCTGCTCCAGACCTCTGCGtctttaaatggaaaatacattGTGTGTTGATAACTGCTCATGGCTTCCTGAATCCaagcagcatttttaaaaaaagccattcgggggcccctggggggctcaacttcagctcaggtcatgatctcccaggtcgtgggctcaagccctaggttgggctctgtgctgacagctcagagcctggagcctgcttcggattctgtgtctccctctctctctgtccctctcccactcgtgccctgtctctctttctctcaaaaataaatagacacttaaaaaaattaaaaaaataatctcttaaaaaaaaaagccacttgtCCCTGGAGGGGCCCCGGCCGGGTCGGGCAGTGGAGCTCACCACTCAGCCCAGTCATGAGTTTGGGCTGCCTGTtgggtgcggagcctgcttacaaACCAAAGGGCGCGCCTCCCCGGACGTGGCCCTGGTCTGCCAGGCGCTCCCTCCGTGATTCCTTTCACGTTTGCTTCCCTCAGCGCTTCGGACAACATCCCGAAAGCAGACGAGATCCGGACCCTGATCAAGGACGTGTGGGACACTCGCATCGCCAAGCTGCGGGTGTCCGCGGACAGCTTTGTGCGGCAGCAGGAGGCCCACGCCCAGGTGGGTGGGCGTGGCGGGGCAGAGGGCCCCTCCCCCCGGCAGCTGCCTCCCCGCCGGCGCAGGTGCCTTCTGGCCGAGGCGACTTCCCGTCCTCCCGGCTCCAGTACCCCCCAGCCAACCCGGTCGCTTCTCGCTTGCCTTTCAGCTGGACAACCTGACCTTGATGGAGATCAACACCAGCGGGGCTTTCCTCACACAGGCGCTCAACCAGATGTACAAACTCCGGACTAACCTGCAGCCCCCGGAGAGCGCCCCGTCCCAGGACTTCTAGAGAAAGACGTGGCCTTGTAAAGAGAGGCCTTGCGTCCGCCGGCCCGGAGGCTTGCCTGCTGGTATGTGTGCGTGCCTGAGGCCTGGTGGAGGCAGTCCTGTTTCCGGGGTTCTAGAACTGTTTTCTGGACGCATGAAAACCCTGTACCAGAACAAGGAGTGGGGTCGTGACTTTGTCGGACAGCCGCGGATTTGTGCTCAGGCCTCGAGTGGCTCTGGAACTCCCCATCTGTCGCTGTTCTCCGATGGGGGAGGCAGGCAGCTTTGGCGGGATGCGGGGTTTTTCCTGGCAGGGCCTCCGCCTCCCGCACGCGCCTGCCATGCGGGTGAGCGTCCGGTGAGGTCATGTAGCGCGACGTGGCCCAGGGCTCTCCTGTCTTGGCCAGTGCTCGTCTCTTGGCTTGGCGTAGCCTCTCCTAGGGGCGGCTCTCGGGAAGGATGGCAGATGAGCCGCTGACCACAGTTCCCCGTCCGAGCCCCAATAAAGACGGAGTGCCCCCAAACCTCGCACTGGGTTTTTCTTCTGCATTGTTATCTAGGGGGCAGGTCCTGTGGCTAAGATGGTCCGACGATCAGATGGAGATCACGGGTGTAATCAGACTGTTCTCTCGGCTACTTCCAGTCAAAGTGCAGGCGTCCTTGTCAAGAggaaagctgggggaggggggagtgggggggcgcctggatggctaagtcggttaagtgtctgacttggctttggctcaggacatgatctcacggtttgtgggttcgatccccgcgtcgCGCCCCACGCTGacagcctgctggggattctctctgctgCTTGCACGTGTGTGCGTCGTCTTTGGACTCAGAAGCCATTCTGAGTCCTTGGTGTGATTTAGGATTCCTCGGATTATGCCAGGGGAAAACAAGCCCAAGCACAGACTTACAGGCACAGCCTGTGCGAGAAGTAGCGCCCTCGGGAGGGCAGAGCGAGGGACGCCAGGGTGGGAGGAAGCGGGCCGGGGCCTGGGGGCGGCCACCAGGGGGCTGGGACGGCGGCCAGGCTCTGCAGTGGCTGCACCGGCGGGGACCCTGCGGGACCCTGCGGAGTTTTCGTGAGAAGATTGATgaactaagaattaaaaaaaagggaaaactggaTGCTGGGCTCTGGGGCACGTGACCTGCCAGGAGGGCACATGGGGCCTGTGCTGCTGCTCTTGACCAAGCAGAGAGACTTTgttggaggcaggaggcagggtcTCAAGGAAGGGTCCGTTTCTTCTCCTAGGAGAAACCCCTCAGTTATGGTTTAGAATCGCTCTAGAAATTCCCTTACCTTGAGGGGAGAAATGATGGGTTGCAGGCATACAAGGCCTAGAATGTTCTGTACCCAGCTGGCTGTTGGTGGCAGCGCCGTCAGGAGCACGCTTCCCTCGGGCCTTCGGAGGGCACGCATGCCATCAGCCTCGCTCAAAGCACGGCCTCTGGTGTTTGCCCTTCGGCGTTCAAAGTCCCAACTCACGTGACGTGACTCGGGCACTGCTGCTCTGTCCCGGCTGGCGGTTCTTATCTGAGCACCAAAGGGCCAGACATGGAGAAACTGCTTTGTCATTTAAGGGGACAGCTTAGAGGGTCGCCTTCAGATGACAGGACTTGCCTTTTCATGTGGGGACTCTTCTAGGCTGACACCCCACGATACTGGGGAGAGAGTCCGGATTCCTGTGGGACTCAGacctcaccccttcctcccttccttttaaaACCCATCTTCACGTTTTACCTGTCCAGCTAGCCGGCTGAGCTGCTATTTTGTGGCCCTCAGAGAACATACAAAAAGATTTTCCTCTTGACATGAtttaggaagattttattttttttggatgttGTCAGAAATTACAGCAATATATTCATAAATACCTAATTActacattcaacaaataatattaCAATACAATTAATTCAAACAAGTACACTTAGAACAGGTTTAATTTCACAGCATCTAAACTGCCCCCAGCGTGACcgaggcctccctcctccctcccgtgGACTGGCTTTGCTGTTCTGGCGGCTGAGCACTGGGCACAGAGTAACACAGCCGGTCCGTGCGGTGCCCGGTCTGCCCCGGGTCCAGGCAGAGTGAAGGAGCTGAAGTTCATTAAGTGTCGGATCAAAAGGCTGGGACAGGCTGAGACGGGAGGAAGGGGTGACTGGCTTCCGTGGGGCGCGGGGCATTTCCACTGCTAAGTGGCTAAGAAACACCTAAGAGTCAGAGTGAGTGGGCTTGTGCCGAGCAGTTCCATCTTGCGGTGGATCCCTGGCATTTTCTACCTGGAAACGgctcagaggggagagggggcccCTGGTCTTTGAGATTTGGCAGCATTATGGAGCTCCTTGAGGAAAACCCCGTTCTCCATGTAGACCTTGTGTTGGGATTCTGCCCCTGAGCATGTGGGCGCCTCTAAGTACTCCTGGAGTCTCAAGGATGGCCTTTGTTCGAATGTCAATGCTAGTTCAGTGTTTAGCCTCAAGTGTGGAGAAGACCCTGTGATGTTCCTGTCTTGGCCACTTATCTGAGGGAACAGATGAAGATTGTGATTTTATGTCTGTTGGGCTCTAATGAGAGAAAACGTTTTCAACCGATTAGGTTGTGCGAGCGCCAAGTTTGGGGGACGCTCCGGTCTAATGACGGCATTAAATGCAGAACCACAGGACTCCGCTTTGGAGTTTTTCGAGAACCCTCGCAGGTGGAGTGtggttccccgcccccccccccgccccgacacACACCAGCCAGCTCTTACTGGGGCTGCGGGAAGACACGAGTTCGTGAAAGACGGAAGTCTACACGGAAATACTGGCCCAAGTCACGTAACGCATTCTAGAGCAGATCTGGTGTACTTCTCCACTCAACGTGAAGTAGCTGACAGACGTTATGCGTGTGCTCGTTTTTAAGCCCAAATGGCAGAGAGGTGGTGCTGGTGTTTCCAGAGCCTCTGAAAGTGAAACCAGCCAGCGGCCGGGACAGCC
Protein-coding sequences here:
- the GINS2 gene encoding DNA replication complex GINS protein PSF2 codes for the protein MDAAEVEFLAEKELVTIIPNFSLDKIYLIGGDLGPFTPGLPVDVPLWLAINLKQRQKCRLTPPEWMDVEKLEKIRDHERKEETFTPMPSPCYMELTKLLLNHASDNIPKADEIRTLIKDVWDTRIAKLRVSADSFVRQQEAHAQLDNLTLMEINTSGAFLTQALNQMYKLRTNLQPPESAPSQDF